Proteins found in one Paenibacillus borealis genomic segment:
- a CDS encoding ABC transporter ATP-binding protein, producing MNKFIMLLSGIGITYTYKIFIDELLGTPQFSTITVILIFYSSLVALSAISQMVNCKNEVLIITKYSNNMRSRLLSKIYNNNIQEKDNKEILFDYVKSTEGFISQSIDIIMLVLSLIVYFFLLMFHNWILTILILMFIPFSIMISAYLARRVRSLDRDYKKIFADYERDTSDILGNIKHVKSNNAEVFMQTKFKKNWDILNKLYVKQFFYWCLDISLFEIKEKIISRIMLFCVGGLLIIYGKMDVATLVVILSFNDKIIEGIVQLNELYLKGEIEKIALDRILVVLNRDEPIQSIDLENSELSILVDNLSYSYESKQVLEKINLEMGKYGIYSIVGESGSGKTTLVNLLLKILELKQGNIRIGNKDINKIPIHSLYKHIGVVTQDAVLFDMSIKENILISNPEADDELVLECCKRADLFNFVNELTNGWDTEIGERGVLLSGGQRQKIALARLFLKKPLIYVLDEATSNIDLEAEIIIRQSLNLLRETNLIIIISHRLTLVKDSDSIFVLKDGNILNRGSHAELSATSEEYIRVIAGKDLEVRQGGYYEYV from the coding sequence ATGAATAAATTTATTATGTTACTTTCAGGGATTGGTATTACCTATACTTACAAGATATTCATTGATGAGTTACTAGGTACCCCACAATTCAGCACCATAACCGTTATACTCATATTTTATTCGTCATTAGTGGCACTCTCTGCTATTTCTCAAATGGTAAATTGTAAAAATGAAGTTTTGATTATAACAAAATATAGTAACAATATGCGTAGTAGGTTATTGAGTAAGATTTACAATAACAATATACAAGAAAAAGATAATAAAGAAATCTTATTCGATTATGTGAAGAGTACTGAAGGGTTTATTAGTCAATCAATAGATATAATAATGCTCGTATTGTCGCTGATTGTTTATTTCTTTCTTTTAATGTTTCATAACTGGATTTTAACAATATTGATATTAATGTTCATTCCATTTTCAATCATGATATCAGCATATCTAGCTCGCAGAGTAAGAAGTCTTGATAGAGATTATAAAAAAATCTTTGCTGATTATGAAAGAGATACATCAGACATACTCGGTAATATTAAACATGTAAAATCAAACAATGCTGAAGTATTCATGCAAACTAAATTCAAAAAAAACTGGGATATACTGAACAAGCTGTATGTAAAACAATTTTTTTATTGGTGTTTGGATATCAGTTTATTTGAAATAAAGGAAAAAATCATATCGAGAATTATGCTGTTTTGTGTCGGGGGACTACTCATTATATATGGAAAAATGGACGTAGCAACCTTAGTAGTTATACTTTCATTTAATGATAAAATAATTGAGGGTATTGTACAATTGAATGAACTCTATCTTAAGGGTGAAATTGAGAAAATAGCACTTGATAGAATATTAGTTGTATTAAACAGGGATGAGCCGATACAAAGCATAGACCTGGAGAACTCAGAATTATCTATACTGGTCGATAACCTTAGCTATAGTTATGAATCTAAACAAGTGCTAGAGAAGATAAATTTAGAGATGGGTAAATATGGGATATACTCCATTGTGGGAGAGAGTGGCTCTGGTAAAACTACATTAGTCAATTTATTGTTGAAGATTTTGGAACTGAAGCAAGGTAATATACGGATCGGTAATAAAGATATAAATAAAATTCCAATACATTCTTTATATAAGCATATTGGCGTGGTGACTCAGGATGCAGTTTTATTTGATATGTCGATAAAGGAAAATATTTTAATATCAAATCCAGAAGCTGATGATGAACTTGTTTTAGAATGTTGCAAACGAGCAGATTTATTTAATTTCGTAAATGAATTGACGAACGGCTGGGATACAGAAATTGGTGAAAGAGGAGTTTTATTATCAGGAGGTCAAAGGCAAAAAATAGCTTTAGCAAGACTCTTTTTGAAGAAACCACTAATCTATGTTCTTGATGAAGCAACATCTAACATTGATTTAGAGGCGGAAATTATAATTAGACAAAGTTTAAATTTGTTGAGAGAAACAAACCTTATAATTATTATCTCTCATAGACTAACGTTAGTTAAAGATTCCGATTCTATTTTTGTTCTGAAGGACGGCAATATATTAAATAGGGGTTCACATGCAGAGTTGTCTGCTACGTCTGAGGAATATATAAGGGTTATTGCAGGAAAAGATCTTGAAGTACGCCAAGGGGGATATTATGAATACGTATGA
- a CDS encoding radical SAM protein — MNTYDQLNNRTSKRMRIYAHLSRINKKYNLKSLYIPPISMEIFPTNICNSSCKFCAFHERKGEHLDNNIFESVVESCIEMGVKSVTISGGGEPTLHQYLPIAINKLVTHGIQVGLITNGVHFSEELEKTINKCSWVRVSLLAGNADQYCRYMKFNREQFDKVIGNLSRLADSKQNMILGTTMMLSSEYGDYNSIIEYLDVVSKLKVDQVFFTEMLDDFGEFKMNKDYYRSIIDSVIQHAEKRNIVTNIRKFTQVESQPYIDKVPNEKCSIIEKNLIGLVVPDGRVFSCLGQYTAIDNDRSLGNVNDQDLTKIYNPANLNEKNQLICENVCSYCKNASTRMELDRYFCSKKVKKVNDPHHMFI; from the coding sequence ATGAATACGTATGATCAACTGAATAATCGAACCAGTAAGCGGATGAGAATTTATGCACATTTAAGTCGAATCAATAAGAAGTACAATTTAAAAAGCTTATATATCCCTCCTATATCAATGGAAATTTTTCCGACAAATATCTGTAATTCCAGTTGTAAATTCTGCGCTTTTCACGAACGGAAAGGGGAGCATTTGGATAACAATATATTTGAATCAGTTGTGGAATCCTGCATAGAGATGGGCGTAAAATCTGTAACTATATCAGGAGGCGGAGAACCCACACTACATCAATACTTACCCATAGCAATAAATAAATTGGTTACTCATGGCATACAGGTAGGTCTTATAACAAATGGAGTGCATTTTAGTGAAGAACTAGAAAAAACAATTAATAAATGTAGTTGGGTTAGAGTTTCACTTTTGGCCGGAAATGCTGATCAATATTGCAGGTACATGAAATTCAATAGAGAACAATTTGATAAAGTTATAGGGAATTTATCCAGATTGGCCGATAGCAAGCAAAACATGATCTTGGGTACTACGATGATGTTAAGTAGTGAATATGGGGATTATAATTCTATTATTGAATACCTTGATGTAGTTTCAAAATTGAAAGTTGACCAAGTGTTCTTCACGGAAATGTTGGACGACTTTGGAGAATTTAAAATGAACAAAGACTACTATAGAAGCATTATAGATTCAGTAATACAACATGCAGAAAAGAGAAATATTGTTACCAATATAAGAAAATTTACTCAGGTTGAAAGCCAACCATACATTGATAAGGTACCAAATGAGAAATGTTCAATTATTGAAAAAAATCTAATTGGACTTGTTGTGCCAGATGGACGGGTTTTTTCTTGCTTGGGTCAGTATACAGCCATCGACAACGATAGAAGTTTAGGGAACGTAAACGACCAAGACTTAACGAAGATTTATAATCCGGCCAACTTAAATGAAAAAAATCAATTGATTTGCGAGAATGTATGCTCATATTGCAAGAATGCAAGTACCAGGATGGAACTTGATCGATATTTTTGCTCGAAGAAAGTTAAAAAAGTAAATGATCCTCATCATATGTTTATCTGA
- a CDS encoding glycosyltransferase family 2 protein yields the protein MRFSFIIPAYQNRNLLLNCLKALNYQEGYGRDEYEVIVIDDGSNYPLYPFIKNINQNYSLDYIYLNRDELSSRSRARNHGLKVAKGEYIVFIDADIIVKPDYLSELDRVFRMEEEAMIIGTRLMLRDNVTYQDLCNKNVFDKFSLTAGKPEMFDFRLPIFDKLSYNSSAMKFPYIYGLTCNLAVPKSKLELTGGFDEELIFWGIEDIELSYRLYEAGVKIIINSKLEVLHQLHGNHGTFVEEDKIEGLYKNIDVFLRKHRGVLPLSDEEVKAFFSSIATRYTMLESREDIPLKLRFDFRKKQDLEMLKEVIEKTSDWEGLELEVYDFIEDTDLDIWIQLLGKRKSSIKYFPITMKCIFEKGEVIYEEI from the coding sequence ATGAGATTCAGCTTTATTATACCTGCTTACCAGAATAGGAATCTCCTTCTTAATTGCCTGAAAGCGCTTAATTATCAAGAGGGATACGGGAGAGACGAGTATGAGGTTATAGTGATAGATGATGGTTCAAATTATCCGTTATATCCTTTTATAAAAAATATAAACCAAAATTATTCTTTGGATTATATATATCTTAATAGAGATGAGTTATCCAGCAGATCCAGAGCCAGAAATCACGGATTGAAGGTAGCTAAAGGAGAATATATTGTTTTTATTGATGCAGATATCATTGTTAAACCTGATTACTTGAGCGAACTTGATCGTGTATTCCGGATGGAAGAGGAAGCGATGATCATTGGGACACGACTAATGCTTAGGGATAATGTTACATACCAGGATCTATGTAATAAGAATGTTTTTGATAAATTTTCATTAACAGCGGGTAAACCGGAAATGTTTGATTTTCGTCTTCCTATCTTTGATAAACTTTCATATAACAGCTCTGCGATGAAGTTCCCATATATCTATGGTTTAACATGCAATCTGGCCGTACCTAAAAGTAAATTAGAATTGACTGGCGGATTTGACGAAGAGTTAATATTCTGGGGGATAGAGGACATTGAGTTATCTTACAGACTGTATGAAGCAGGTGTGAAAATAATAATAAATAGTAAATTGGAAGTTTTGCATCAATTACATGGCAATCATGGCACCTTTGTCGAAGAAGATAAAATAGAGGGGCTATATAAAAATATTGATGTATTCCTGCGGAAGCACCGCGGTGTGCTGCCACTGTCGGATGAAGAAGTGAAAGCATTTTTTAGCAGCATAGCCACCAGGTATACTATGTTAGAGTCCCGTGAAGATATTCCTTTAAAATTGAGGTTCGACTTCCGTAAAAAACAGGATCTGGAAATGCTCAAAGAAGTAATTGAAAAAACCTCTGATTGGGAGGGGCTCGAATTAGAAGTCTATGATTTTATTGAGGATACTGATTTAGATATTTGGATTCAATTGCTGGGAAAAAGAAAAAGTTCGATAAAATACTTTCCTATAACAATGAAATGTATCTTTGAGAAAGGAGAGGTTATATATGAGGAAATATAG
- a CDS encoding glycosyltransferase family 2 protein yields the protein MRKYSIVIVTYQMRETLRNTLEALNHMEGFRRDEYEVIVSDDGSTDGTQEYVRGINRNYEMKYIFTERSKLSCRNRARNLGIKEAGGEIIICMDGDVLAKKNLLSEFDRCYSLDSNIVVAGARIMLEQDVEYEAVHDQSIFMKHRFDGSNNDSLDDRYRKYNVLSYNSNAMKHSWLMAHTNIVSIPKKYINKVGLFSEEIKGWGFDESELMYRLFKEGAKFIINHKIEVLHQPHNEIRDTPESVKVNEFTNNISLFFMKHPDALIELPANLADYFMNDQMLKLFSPAHAILRRIELNLKNTEELQEIKQVIIKCLNEEGLELDVYDDVETTDLDIWIQLLGETKSIIKYFPMSKRITSNVLAGGEK from the coding sequence ATGAGGAAATATAGCATTGTCATCGTTACATACCAAATGAGAGAAACCTTGAGAAATACTCTGGAGGCATTAAATCATATGGAAGGATTCCGAAGAGATGAGTATGAGGTTATTGTTTCTGATGACGGATCTACAGATGGAACGCAAGAATATGTACGGGGGATTAACAGAAATTATGAAATGAAGTATATCTTTACGGAAAGAAGCAAGTTATCCTGCCGAAATAGGGCAAGAAATTTGGGAATCAAGGAGGCCGGCGGTGAGATTATTATTTGTATGGATGGAGACGTTTTAGCCAAAAAAAATCTGTTGAGTGAATTTGATAGATGCTATTCGCTGGACAGTAATATTGTAGTCGCTGGAGCACGGATTATGCTGGAGCAGGATGTGGAGTATGAAGCGGTGCATGATCAAAGTATATTCATGAAGCATAGATTTGACGGCAGTAATAATGATTCTCTGGATGACCGCTACAGAAAATATAATGTTCTATCCTACAACTCCAATGCTATGAAGCACTCCTGGCTTATGGCGCATACAAATATTGTTTCTATACCTAAAAAATATATCAACAAGGTAGGGCTCTTCAGTGAAGAAATAAAAGGTTGGGGTTTTGACGAGTCGGAATTGATGTACAGACTTTTTAAAGAGGGCGCCAAATTTATTATTAATCATAAAATCGAAGTCCTGCATCAGCCTCACAACGAGATAAGAGATACACCTGAGAGCGTAAAAGTAAATGAATTCACAAACAATATCAGCCTTTTTTTTATGAAACACCCTGATGCTCTGATTGAGTTGCCTGCAAATTTAGCTGACTATTTTATGAATGACCAAATGCTAAAGTTGTTTTCTCCTGCTCATGCTATTCTCAGAAGAATAGAACTTAATCTCAAAAATACTGAGGAATTACAAGAAATCAAGCAGGTTATTATAAAATGTCTTAATGAAGAAGGCTTGGAATTGGATGTGTACGATGATGTTGAAACTACAGATCTGGACATATGGATTCAATTGCTTGGTGAGACCAAGAGTATTATCAAATATTTCCCAATGTCTAAAAGAATCACTAGCAATGTTCTGGCTGGAGGGGAGAAATGA
- a CDS encoding amidase family protein — protein sequence MNKLKRLSKTKRNHSGSPRSEYSPAKNNWSKKQFIATSIALSVIASSVIPFQTADALTRVTSASGTVWEIHDVFAPSLDTGSLRTVGTTQVQGFGNIFVKVSSPTASLMNGQMMRGFDLKYDGVNKFTSTQSVNLGNVTVTRDVYVDTINNRTRFFDTFTNKNDINVKVDVSFGGSLGYGTAANASVVKATYSNDLEVTTDDSWIVVDSSAKDNKPLGVAVGSPHPFENGLTSLGNQQQNPFTTPLAKSGNDANFYGFINTLHIEPGESKSLVHYVQVGEAGEEGLKNLVTMLNGLNSQLDVSGLTNAQIRSISNWDVSAIEGLDTGDTLVIPDAPAAKAFITSSPYDVTNKSIAQMQQDMISGKTTSVQITQAYLDRIKVYDEGQLGFHAFLHVSETALTQAQAADNARAQGAKGDLLGIPIAIKDIYDTKDMPTTGGSKALEGWQPDSDAFQVNKLREAGAVIIGKVNTSEFANSGSFSESGWQQTWNALYPSKTSFGSSGGSAVSVAADFAAAAMGSQTGVSLYAPTTGASLKSFRGTDGMASTTGVLPLTWGQDYAGPIAKTVTDLAIMLNATTGTDPQDIFTVTADADHKRPADWKESLDTNALKGKKIGYIPASFVSSYADDDTGQAVMNKFSELQAAGATMVEMSKVPSAPTRPAGINGSTEGWARYIELHKAFPYADGASVLASDKVLIYNQRGYTEPTRMTEQAVQDYIKYRTDYKEVIKGWMDENGVDAIVYAGFISDVYNNDSAASQLSSDRNTGVLTSNVGLPTVVVPVGTNDSGYSISMQLVGRAWDDAKVLGMGYALEQQSQARLLTAFAPALPYVPTPTDPDPVDNEPSNPSPGGGTGTPPVTATPTPTATPAPTATPAPAETTAPTPAPEVASFVDTLNHWAKASIDVLIAKGLLTGYSDGTFRPDSGLTRAEAIKVIATYMGLEGQASSFTDVSPTHWANTYIGAAAGAGLMNGYSDGTFRPNAKISRSELATLITRAFKLTGTGTTSFKDVKKDAWYYNSIDALASNKIITGYEDSTFKTAKDITRAEFATMVARLLESGK from the coding sequence ATGAATAAGCTGAAACGTCTAAGTAAAACTAAAAGAAATCATTCTGGTTCCCCCCGCTCCGAATATTCACCAGCAAAAAATAATTGGAGTAAAAAGCAATTTATAGCTACGTCCATTGCGTTATCTGTTATCGCTTCGAGTGTCATTCCGTTTCAGACCGCTGATGCTTTAACCCGGGTTACTTCAGCAAGCGGCACAGTATGGGAGATTCATGATGTCTTTGCGCCTAGCTTAGACACAGGAAGTTTACGTACCGTTGGGACTACACAAGTACAAGGCTTCGGTAATATCTTCGTTAAAGTGTCCTCCCCTACAGCTTCACTGATGAATGGTCAAATGATGCGCGGGTTTGACTTGAAATACGATGGCGTTAATAAGTTTACTTCGACTCAGTCTGTAAATCTGGGAAATGTAACTGTTACTCGTGATGTGTATGTCGATACTATAAATAATCGCACGAGATTCTTTGATACTTTTACTAATAAAAATGATATAAACGTAAAGGTTGATGTCTCTTTCGGCGGCTCTCTGGGATATGGTACAGCGGCAAATGCTTCAGTAGTCAAGGCAACATACTCCAATGATCTGGAGGTGACTACGGATGATTCATGGATTGTTGTAGACAGCAGTGCCAAAGACAATAAGCCGCTGGGCGTTGCAGTCGGGTCTCCACATCCATTTGAGAATGGATTAACCAGCCTAGGCAATCAGCAGCAGAATCCATTCACCACCCCCCTAGCTAAGTCCGGTAATGATGCGAATTTCTATGGATTCATTAATACATTACACATTGAGCCGGGAGAGTCGAAATCCCTGGTACATTATGTACAAGTTGGAGAAGCGGGTGAAGAAGGCCTGAAGAATCTGGTGACCATGCTAAACGGACTGAATAGCCAGCTGGATGTATCCGGATTAACAAACGCACAAATCCGTTCAATCAGTAACTGGGATGTCTCTGCTATAGAGGGACTGGATACTGGAGATACCCTGGTGATTCCGGATGCTCCAGCAGCTAAAGCATTCATCACTTCTTCCCCCTATGATGTTACGAATAAATCCATTGCACAAATGCAGCAGGATATGATTAGCGGTAAAACTACTTCCGTACAAATTACTCAGGCTTATTTAGATCGAATCAAGGTATACGATGAAGGCCAGCTTGGCTTCCATGCCTTCCTGCATGTCTCTGAAACTGCGCTTACCCAGGCACAAGCTGCTGACAATGCCCGCGCACAAGGTGCAAAGGGGGATTTGCTCGGTATTCCCATTGCAATAAAAGATATCTATGATACCAAGGATATGCCTACTACAGGCGGCAGCAAAGCGCTTGAAGGCTGGCAGCCTGATTCAGATGCTTTCCAGGTGAATAAGCTGCGGGAAGCTGGAGCTGTAATTATTGGTAAAGTAAATACTTCCGAGTTCGCCAACAGCGGAAGCTTTAGCGAGAGCGGCTGGCAGCAGACCTGGAATGCCCTGTATCCATCGAAGACCTCCTTTGGCTCAAGCGGCGGCTCGGCCGTATCGGTTGCAGCTGATTTTGCAGCAGCAGCCATGGGATCACAAACAGGGGTCTCTCTCTATGCACCTACTACAGGCGCCAGCTTAAAGAGCTTCCGTGGTACAGACGGAATGGCAAGTACTACAGGTGTACTGCCGCTCACTTGGGGACAGGATTATGCAGGTCCCATTGCTAAGACAGTAACGGACCTGGCCATCATGTTGAATGCTACAACGGGGACGGATCCGCAGGATATCTTCACAGTGACTGCCGATGCAGATCATAAGCGTCCGGCTGACTGGAAGGAATCTCTGGATACTAATGCATTGAAAGGAAAGAAAATCGGATATATCCCTGCTTCCTTTGTCTCCAGTTATGCCGATGATGATACCGGACAAGCCGTAATGAATAAGTTCTCCGAGCTTCAGGCAGCGGGGGCGACAATGGTTGAAATGTCAAAAGTACCGTCAGCACCTACCCGTCCAGCAGGCATTAATGGATCTACAGAAGGCTGGGCGCGCTATATCGAGCTTCATAAAGCCTTCCCTTACGCGGATGGAGCAAGTGTACTCGCTTCGGATAAGGTGCTTATCTATAATCAGAGAGGCTATACAGAGCCTACCCGCATGACTGAACAGGCTGTACAAGATTACATCAAATATAGAACTGACTATAAGGAAGTTATTAAAGGCTGGATGGACGAAAATGGCGTGGATGCTATTGTTTATGCAGGTTTTATCAGTGACGTATATAACAATGACTCAGCAGCCTCTCAATTAAGCTCTGACCGAAACACGGGCGTATTAACGTCTAACGTCGGCCTCCCTACGGTAGTTGTTCCTGTAGGAACGAACGACAGCGGATATTCTATCTCCATGCAGCTTGTTGGCAGAGCATGGGACGATGCCAAAGTTCTGGGTATGGGCTATGCGCTTGAGCAGCAAAGTCAAGCCAGACTGCTTACCGCTTTTGCTCCAGCACTCCCATATGTTCCAACCCCTACTGATCCTGATCCAGTAGATAATGAACCAAGCAATCCAAGTCCTGGAGGAGGTACCGGAACTCCACCGGTAACAGCAACGCCTACACCTACAGCGACACCGGCTCCTACAGCAACACCAGCACCAGCAGAAACAACAGCACCAACACCTGCGCCGGAAGTTGCCAGTTTCGTAGATACCCTTAATCACTGGGCAAAAGCTAGCATTGATGTGCTTATAGCCAAGGGATTACTAACGGGTTATTCCGATGGAACCTTCCGTCCGGATTCAGGGTTGACCCGTGCCGAAGCCATCAAGGTCATTGCAACGTACATGGGGCTTGAAGGACAGGCTAGCAGCTTTACAGATGTATCTCCAACGCATTGGGCTAATACGTATATCGGCGCAGCAGCCGGAGCAGGCCTGATGAACGGATATAGCGATGGAACCTTCCGTCCGAATGCAAAGATTAGCCGCAGTGAATTAGCAACTCTAATCACCAGAGCCTTTAAGCTGACTGGTACCGGAACCACCTCATTCAAGGATGTTAAAAAAGACGCCTGGTATTATAACTCCATTGATGCACTGGCATCGAATAAAATTATTACCGGATATGAAGATAGTACCTTTAAGACTGCAAAGGATATTACCCGGGCAGAATTCGCTACTATGGTGGCGAGGTTGCTGGAGAGTGGGAAGTAA
- a CDS encoding LLM class flavin-dependent oxidoreductase, which yields MTTKRNGQLHLGAFLYFTGHHHAGWRHPASGVEQMFDIKLYERMAKTAERGKFDMIFFADLLHLIYPGRAAAGMLDPVSLLSALSMVTSQVGLTATISTTYNDPFHVARRMATLDLLSGGRAGWNIVTSQVDAEAHNFGKEKHPEHSLRYKMAAEFVEVVTRLWDSWDDDALVLDRKAGIFADVSKLHTVDYEGTWYRSKGPLVTPRPPQGYPVLIQAGSSEPGQAFASQVGEIIFTAQQSLTAAQSFYRTLKAKIAAVGRESDSLLIMPGLSPILGGTEEEARRRERELLELIDPEDAVMMVSGILQFDLSSYPADGPLPEIPNPVEASNGMKSRVQLIMDLAHTEGLSIIELGRRLLGARGHMQFVGTPEQLADLMEEWYVNFGCDGFNIMPPVLPGDLDEFVDHVVPVLQHRGLFRNEYEGSTLRDHLGLKRPSPGHFIQPIA from the coding sequence ATGACTACTAAACGAAACGGACAGCTTCATCTAGGAGCCTTTCTGTATTTCACCGGCCATCACCATGCGGGCTGGAGACATCCTGCCTCAGGTGTTGAGCAGATGTTTGACATCAAGCTATATGAGCGGATGGCTAAGACAGCCGAGCGCGGAAAGTTTGACATGATTTTCTTTGCTGATCTGCTTCATCTTATATATCCCGGCCGCGCTGCTGCGGGGATGCTCGATCCTGTATCCCTGCTCTCCGCCTTGTCGATGGTCACCTCTCAGGTTGGACTTACAGCGACTATATCAACGACTTACAATGATCCCTTCCATGTCGCACGCAGAATGGCAACACTTGATCTGCTCAGCGGGGGCCGGGCGGGATGGAATATTGTTACCTCTCAGGTAGATGCCGAAGCACATAACTTTGGCAAGGAGAAGCATCCGGAGCACAGCCTGCGATACAAAATGGCTGCGGAGTTCGTTGAAGTCGTTACCCGCTTATGGGACAGCTGGGATGATGATGCACTTGTCCTAGATCGTAAGGCAGGTATATTTGCGGATGTCTCCAAGTTGCATACGGTAGATTACGAAGGAACGTGGTACAGATCCAAAGGGCCACTGGTTACCCCCCGTCCGCCGCAGGGCTATCCGGTATTGATCCAAGCCGGATCTTCCGAGCCGGGCCAAGCCTTCGCCTCACAGGTTGGTGAAATTATATTTACCGCCCAGCAGTCGCTCACAGCCGCCCAGTCCTTTTATCGCACCTTAAAAGCGAAGATTGCTGCGGTTGGTCGTGAATCGGACAGCCTCCTTATTATGCCGGGCTTATCCCCTATTCTGGGGGGAACGGAGGAAGAAGCACGCCGCCGGGAACGGGAACTGCTGGAATTAATTGATCCAGAGGATGCCGTTATGATGGTTTCAGGAATCCTCCAGTTCGATCTGAGCAGCTATCCGGCAGATGGCCCTCTTCCGGAGATTCCCAATCCAGTTGAAGCGAGCAACGGAATGAAGAGCCGGGTACAGCTTATTATGGACTTAGCCCATACTGAAGGCCTGTCCATCATTGAACTGGGCAGGCGATTGCTGGGTGCGCGAGGCCACATGCAATTCGTCGGAACACCTGAGCAACTGGCGGATCTGATGGAGGAATGGTACGTCAATTTTGGTTGCGATGGCTTTAATATTATGCCGCCCGTTCTGCCGGGTGACTTAGATGAGTTCGTCGATCACGTCGTGCCGGTACTCCAACACCGTGGATTATTCCGCAATGAATATGAAGGTTCCACGTTACGTGACCACCTTGGCCTCAAACGTCCTTCTCCAGGACATTTTATACAACCCATCGCCTAG
- a CDS encoding ABC transporter permease produces the protein MKKTPPITVQKDLRQRLRRKGTERSWNWSTRLQGLIVPLGLIMIWQAVAMLGLVSATTLPAPSRIVQSFFRLCASGELLKHLESSAFRAAAGCLLGSITGLMLGLFTGLGKWAERTFDPSLQMLRTVPLMALIPLFILWFGVGEFSKILLIALGSFFPVYFHTFLGVRVADRKLHEITLVLQFSPWQKLTALVIPAAMPNILLGIRLAVSASWLILAIAEMMGASSGIGYMIQDARVFSNTDIVFVGLIVFMTVGKLSDVSVRSVERRLSRWSGAYKG, from the coding sequence ATTAAAAAGACACCGCCGATCACAGTTCAGAAGGATCTGAGGCAAAGGTTGCGCAGGAAGGGAACCGAACGGAGCTGGAACTGGTCTACAAGACTTCAAGGGTTGATCGTCCCTCTTGGCCTAATTATGATCTGGCAAGCTGTCGCTATGCTCGGGCTTGTCTCCGCAACGACTTTGCCCGCCCCGTCCCGGATTGTTCAATCCTTCTTCCGGTTATGCGCCTCCGGCGAGTTACTGAAGCATCTGGAGTCCAGCGCATTTCGGGCAGCCGCAGGCTGCCTCCTTGGATCTATCACCGGTTTAATGCTGGGTCTGTTCACAGGGCTTGGCAAATGGGCTGAACGTACGTTCGATCCTTCTCTGCAGATGCTGAGGACCGTACCACTGATGGCTCTTATCCCGTTGTTTATTCTTTGGTTTGGTGTAGGAGAATTCTCCAAAATCCTGCTCATCGCACTGGGCTCTTTCTTCCCTGTCTATTTCCATACTTTTTTAGGGGTACGGGTGGCGGACCGCAAGCTGCACGAGATAACCCTCGTACTGCAGTTCTCGCCTTGGCAGAAGCTGACGGCTCTCGTCATTCCTGCGGCAATGCCGAATATTCTTCTTGGCATAAGGCTTGCAGTCAGCGCATCGTGGCTGATTCTGGCCATCGCTGAGATGATGGGGGCAAGCTCCGGAATCGGCTACATGATTCAGGATGCGCGTGTATTCAGCAATACAGATATCGTTTTCGTCGGTCTGATTGTATTCATGACGGTAGGTAAGCTATCGGATGTTAGCGTCCGGAGTGTCGAGCGCCGGTTGTCCAGGTGGAGTGGCGCCTATAAAGGCTGA